In Phocoena phocoena chromosome 8, mPhoPho1.1, whole genome shotgun sequence, the following are encoded in one genomic region:
- the MYOD1 gene encoding myoblast determination protein 1: protein MELLSPPIRDVDLTGPDSSLCNFATADDFYDDPCFDSPDLRFFEDLDPRLVHVGALLKPEEHSHFPAAAHPVPGAREDEHVRAPSGHHQAGRCLLWACKACKRKTTNADRRKAATMRERRRLSKVNEAFETLKRCTSSNPNQRLPKVEILRNAIRYIEGLQALLRDQDAAPPGAAAAFYAPGPLPPGRGGEHYSGDSDASSPRSNCSDGMMDYSGPPSGARRRNCYEGTYYNEAPNEPRPGKSAAVSSLDCLSSIVERISTESPATPALLLADAPPASSPGRQEAAAGSEVDRGSPTPSPDTAPQCPAGANPNPIYQVL, encoded by the exons ATGGAGCTGCTTTCGCCGCCGATCCGCGACGTAGACTTGACGGGCCCCGACAGCTCTCTGTGCAACTTTGCAACAGCGGACGACTTCTATGATGACCCGTGTTTCGACTCCCCGGACCTGCGCTTCTTCGAGGACCTGGATCCGCGCCTCGTGCACGTGGGCGCGCTCCTGAAGCCCGAGGAACACTCGCACTTCCCTGCGGCCGCGCACCCGGTGCCGGGCGCGCGCGAGGATGAGCATGTGCGCGCGCCCAGCGGGCACCACCAGGCGGGCCGCTGTCTACTGTGGGCCTGCAAGGCGTGCAAACGCAAGACCACTAACGCGGACCGCCGCAAGGCCGCTACCATGCGCGAGCGGCGCCGCCTGAGCAAAGTCAACGAGGCCTTCGAGACGCTCAAGCGCTGCACGTCTAGCAACCCAAACCAGCGGCTGCCCAAGGTGGAGATCCTGCGCAACGCCATCCGCTACATCGAAGGTCTGCAGGCGCTGCTTCGCGACCAGGACGCCGCGCCCCCTGGTGCTGCCGCTGCCTTTTACGCGCCTGGCCCTTTGCCCCCAGGCCGCGGCGGCGAGCACTACAGCGGCGACTCGGACGCGTCCAGTCCGCGCTCCAATTGCTCCGACGGCATG ATGGACTACAGCGGCCCCCCGAGCGGTGCCCGGCGGCGGAACTGCTACGAAGGCACCTACTACAACGAGGCGCCCAACG AACCCCGGCCCGGGAAGAGTGCTGCGGTGTCGAGCCTCGACTGCCTGTCCAGCATCGTGGAGCGCATCTCCACCGAGAGCCCCGCCACTCCCGCTCTTCTGCTGGCCGACGCGCCGCCGGCGTCGTCTCCAGGCCGGCAAGAGGCGGCCGCCGGGAGCGAGGTCGACCGCGGcagccccaccccttcccccgaCACCGCCCCTCAGTGCCCAGCGGGTGCGAACCCCAACCCGATCTACCAGGTGCTCTGA